One window of the Ictidomys tridecemlineatus isolate mIctTri1 chromosome 11, mIctTri1.hap1, whole genome shotgun sequence genome contains the following:
- the LOC144368385 gene encoding antigen-presenting glycoprotein CD1d-like isoform X3, which translates to MGCMWFLLLWVLPQAWGSSEDPMELQLSGGCEVHPGNDSEHFLHVAHQGEHILSFQGIAWEPAPQAPQWVDLVIKVLNQDKGTKETMQWLLSDICPQFVNGLLETGKSELEKQVKPEAWLSSGPSPGPGRLLLVCHVSGFYPKPVWVMWMRGEQEQQGTLRGDILPNADETWHLQATLDVAAGEAAGLACRVKHSSLGGQDLILYWGGSHTSVGLVILVVLACLVLLFVLILGFYWIRRHRSYEDIL; encoded by the exons ATCCCATGGAGCTGCAGCTGTCTGGTGGCTGTGAGGTGCACCCTGGGAACGACTCAGAACACTTTCTCCATGTAGCACATCAAGGAGAACATATCCTGAGTTTCCAGGGAATTGCCTGGGAGCCTGCCCCACAGGCCCCCCAGTGGGTAGATTTGGTCATCAAAGTGCTCAACCAGGACAAAGGGACAAAGGAAACAATGCAGTGGCTCCTCAGTGACATCTGCCCCCAATTTGTGAATGGCCTCCTAGAGACAGGGAAGTCAGAACTGGAGAAGCAAG TGAAGCCCGAGGCCTGGCTGTCCAGTGGCCCCAGTCCTGGGCCTGGACGTCTGCTGCTGGTGTGCCACGTGTCTGGCTTCTACCCAAAGCCCGTGTGGGTGATGTGGATGCGAGGTGAACAGGAGCAGCAGGGCACTCTGAGAGGTGACATCCTGCCCAATGCTGATGAGACGTGGCATCTCCAAGCAACCCTGGATGTGGCAGCTGGGGAAGCGGCTGGCCTGGCCTGCAGGGTGAAGCACAGCAGCCTAGGAGGGCAGGACCTCATCCTCTACTGGG GTGGGAGCCACACCTCTGTGGGCTTGGTCATCCTGGTGGTACTGGCTTGCCTGGTGCTGCTCTTTGTGCTCATTCTAGGCTTCTATTGGATCAGGAGACACCG CTCCTATGAAGACATCTTGTGA
- the LOC144368385 gene encoding antigen-presenting glycoprotein CD1d-like isoform X2: MGCMWFLLLWVLPQAWGSSEVLRRSVLFRYLQISSFTNSSWMRTDALAWLGELQTHSWSNASDTIRFVKPWAQGTFSSQQWVHLQNTFRVFRSSFTRDIQEFAKMLSLEYPMELQLSGGCEVHPGNDSEHFLHVAHQGEHILSFQGIAWEPAPQAPQWVDLVIKVLNQDKGTKETMQWLLSDICPQFVNGLLETGKSELEKQVKPEAWLSSGPSPGPGRLLLVCHVSGFYPKPVWVMWMRGEQEQQGTLRGDILPNADETWHLQATLDVAAGEAAGLACRVKHSSLGGQDLILYWGGSHTSVGLVILVVLACLVLLFVLILGFYWIRRHRSYEDIL; this comes from the exons TCCTGCGAAGGAGTGTCCTCTTCCGCTATCTCCAGATCTCCTCCTTCACTAACAGCAGCTGGATGCGCACTGATGCCTTGGCCTGGTTGGGGGAGCTGCAGACGCACAGTTGGAGCAATGCCTCTGACACCATCAGATTTGTGAAGCCCTGGGCCCAGGGCACCTTCAGCAGCCAGCAGTGGGTCCACCTGCAGAATACATTTCGGGTTTTTCGAAGCAGCTTCACCAGGGACATACAGGAATTCGCCAAAATGCTGTCCTTAGAGT ATCCCATGGAGCTGCAGCTGTCTGGTGGCTGTGAGGTGCACCCTGGGAACGACTCAGAACACTTTCTCCATGTAGCACATCAAGGAGAACATATCCTGAGTTTCCAGGGAATTGCCTGGGAGCCTGCCCCACAGGCCCCCCAGTGGGTAGATTTGGTCATCAAAGTGCTCAACCAGGACAAAGGGACAAAGGAAACAATGCAGTGGCTCCTCAGTGACATCTGCCCCCAATTTGTGAATGGCCTCCTAGAGACAGGGAAGTCAGAACTGGAGAAGCAAG TGAAGCCCGAGGCCTGGCTGTCCAGTGGCCCCAGTCCTGGGCCTGGACGTCTGCTGCTGGTGTGCCACGTGTCTGGCTTCTACCCAAAGCCCGTGTGGGTGATGTGGATGCGAGGTGAACAGGAGCAGCAGGGCACTCTGAGAGGTGACATCCTGCCCAATGCTGATGAGACGTGGCATCTCCAAGCAACCCTGGATGTGGCAGCTGGGGAAGCGGCTGGCCTGGCCTGCAGGGTGAAGCACAGCAGCCTAGGAGGGCAGGACCTCATCCTCTACTGGG GTGGGAGCCACACCTCTGTGGGCTTGGTCATCCTGGTGGTACTGGCTTGCCTGGTGCTGCTCTTTGTGCTCATTCTAGGCTTCTATTGGATCAGGAGACACCG CTCCTATGAAGACATCTTGTGA